From Rhodococcus sp. B7740, one genomic window encodes:
- a CDS encoding NtaA/DmoA family FMN-dependent monooxygenase (This protein belongs to a clade of FMN-dependent monooxygenases, within a broader family of flavin-dependent oxidoreductases, the luciferase-like monooxygenase (LMM) family, some of whose members use coenzyme F420 rather than FMN.), which yields MTKKQIHLGAHFPGVNNTTVWADPESKSQIEFDSFVHLAESAERGLFDFFFLAEGLRLREHRNKIHDLDVVGRPDTLTVLNALASVTSRLGLAGTINTTFNEPFELAKQFSSLDHLSDGRAAWNMVTSSDAFTGENFRRGGYLDRADRYVRANEVIDVARKFWDSWQSDAFVVDRERGVFGRESEIGTVRHSGPQFDVEGRFTLPRSPQGHPVLLQAGDSDEGREFGAAKADAIFTIHGTLEDGQKFYSDVKGRLAKYGRDHDDLKVLPAATFVLGDSAQDAAEKADHIRHQQVSGRTAIAFLEQVWGQDLSAYDPDGPLPDIEPSGDVSITRGRARHGDPRTIAQQYRERAEADNLSIRELIIAMTTRQQFVGTPAHVAEEIDGYVQNNASDGFILVPHITPAGLDEFVDRVIPELQDRGSFRTEYTGTTLREHLGLRHPYEQREGVRAS from the coding sequence GTGACGAAGAAGCAGATTCATCTGGGTGCCCATTTCCCGGGCGTCAACAACACCACCGTCTGGGCCGATCCGGAGTCGAAAAGCCAGATCGAGTTCGATTCGTTCGTACACCTCGCCGAATCGGCCGAACGCGGCCTGTTCGACTTCTTCTTCCTCGCCGAAGGGCTGCGACTGCGTGAGCACCGCAACAAGATTCACGACCTCGATGTAGTAGGGCGACCCGATACGCTCACCGTCCTCAACGCGCTTGCGTCGGTGACGAGCAGGCTCGGACTGGCCGGGACGATCAACACGACCTTCAACGAGCCGTTCGAGCTCGCCAAACAGTTCTCGTCGCTGGATCACCTGTCCGACGGTAGAGCGGCATGGAACATGGTGACGTCCTCGGACGCGTTCACGGGCGAGAATTTTCGGCGGGGCGGCTACCTCGATCGTGCCGACCGCTACGTGCGTGCCAACGAGGTCATCGACGTCGCGCGAAAGTTCTGGGACTCATGGCAGTCCGACGCGTTCGTCGTCGATCGCGAGCGTGGAGTCTTCGGCCGCGAATCGGAGATCGGAACGGTCCGGCATTCCGGACCCCAGTTCGATGTGGAGGGCCGCTTCACGCTGCCGCGCAGTCCGCAGGGACATCCGGTTCTGTTGCAGGCGGGCGATTCCGACGAAGGTCGAGAATTCGGTGCCGCCAAGGCCGACGCGATCTTCACCATCCACGGCACTCTCGAGGACGGACAGAAGTTCTACTCCGACGTGAAGGGTCGGCTCGCCAAGTACGGCCGCGATCACGACGACCTGAAGGTGCTGCCCGCGGCGACGTTCGTGCTCGGAGATTCTGCGCAGGACGCCGCCGAGAAGGCGGATCACATCCGGCATCAGCAGGTCAGCGGCAGGACGGCCATCGCGTTCCTCGAACAGGTGTGGGGACAGGACCTGTCCGCATACGATCCCGACGGGCCACTGCCCGACATCGAACCCAGCGGCGATGTGTCGATCACCCGTGGCCGTGCGAGACACGGCGACCCCAGAACCATCGCCCAGCAGTATCGCGAGCGAGCCGAAGCAGACAACCTGAGTATTCGTGAACTGATCATCGCGATGACGACGCGGCAGCAGTTCGTCGGAACCCCTGCGCACGTGGCCGAGGAGATCGACGGTTACGTGCAGAACAACGCGAGCGACGGCTTCATTCTCGTCCCGCACATCACCCCTGCCGGCCTCGACGAATTCGTCGACAGAGTGATTCCGGAATTGCAGGACCGCGGCAGCTTCCGCACCGAATACACCGGCACCACCTTGCGCGAGC